ACTAAAGAAATACTCCTAAATGTTCTCAGGTATGCAAAGCAATGCGGAGAAACATCAAGATCTTACAGATAATAATACATAAACAAGAAGTCTTTTACCCAAAATACTGATCTAAGGCTAGTATACCTACATCAGCTGATACAATACATACGCTTGGCAGATTCCAGCGTGTTCAGCAGAAGCATAGCGACCGTCATAGGCCCCACACCTCCGGGAACAGGGGTGATTGCAGATGCCACCTTCACTGCTTCTCCGTAGCATACATCTCCAAGGAGCCGATAGCCTTGATGTGAGCTTGGGTCCTGAGACAATGTTGTGCTGATAATGAGAATTGCACAGGAAACAATACCAACAAATTACAACATATTGAATGGTACAAGTAGTTCTTATAACCAGTGGCGAGAATTTTCCTTAGTCGGCTAGGGCcgccaacaaaaaataaaactaatgcCTAAAATTCTTGTCCCCCCAATCTGTGTAATTGTTTGGTTTAATTTTAAGTTGGCCACCGcaaaaaaaagtgttttaagATCCGCCGCTACTTATAACTCCATTTCACGATACTTCTTCCACATAGCAGGATCATCTTGCTCGACAGCAGAAAAAGATGTTTCATATTTCCGACTGACAAATAGTATTTCAACACAGATAAGTAATTACAAAGAGTCTCTTTGAGTTGCGACTTGTGATTTAATAGATGTAAAAAAGCCATGCAGACAAGAGGAGCTAATGGAATATAGCCTATAATATACCTCGATTGGATAAGTCCCGACATCGATAACTACAGCACCAGGTTTGAGCCAGCTTCCACGAACTAAATTTGGCATACCAACGGCAGCAATGACAATATCAGCCTCACGTGCAATTGTCTCAGGATTTTTGGTTAATGCATTTAGAACAGTAACAGTGGCATGATATCTCTGTTCAGAAAATTCATATCAAGAACTTGGCCAAATCAAAGCATACAGGTATCCTAcaccaaaaacaaaacaaaaaaatctttGCCTTTTTTCCTCTCTTCCCTCTGCCAAGATGATTAGAATGAACATTTGACGATACCTGCAAAAGTAATGATGTCGGTAATCCTACAATGTTGCTTCTCCCAATCACCACAGCCCTTTTTCCCATAATCTCGACGCCGGATCGAAGTAACAACTCAATGCAACCTTTGGGAGTGCATGGAATAAATAGTGGCTCCCTTCCTCTCAAGGCTAGGTTCCCCATATTTAGTGGATGAAAACCATCTACATCCTTTTCCAATGGAAGCATACTCAATATTCTCCCCTCATGAAAATGCTACACAAAATAAAAGGTATTTCAATAATCAGGGAATTATGGAAGCAAGGGCGCAcgcaaaagaataaaaaaaacaaataatcgaGTAAAGCTGGCATAAGTGAAACTATAATAATAGTGCAAAAGTCAAAATACTAAGAAATATTAAGTACTTTTGATCCAAACAAgtgaaaaatcaattaacatGGTCTCTCAAAAAACCCACTAAGCTATATGaaaaacaatgccaaagctttAATCTCTAAAGAAATGGGGTCGGGTTCATCACATGACCCAAACCAaatcaacaaatataaattgTGATCTATGTATACTGAACAGGTTCGGTATAGGACAATTGAGAGCTGGATAAACGAAGACTACAACAGAGGTCAATGGAGACCAAATATGACGTGGATGGTggggtgaataagaatatagtAAAATTTGATCCGGAGGACCATAAAGCGTTGAATAGGAATGAATAGAAAAGGTGAATTATGATCTCTGTATACAGAACAGGTTCGGTATAGGTAACATGGAAAATGGTAGCTCTAGTTGAAATATAAAACGATGATTGGTTGAAGTTGCATGCTAAAAGGTCAGTCAAACAAGCCACATTACAAAAAGAACGGGCAGGGAGTATCATTCAGAAAAGTGGTTATGCAAGTCTGCATACTGGTTCAAAAACAAATAACCCTCTACATATCTACAGCTTTTCCCATTTCTCTAATGTGTACTGGTGGCTTATTAAAAAATTGCTAGTTCAAACAAAATTCACAATAAGGTTCTTACCTCCGGAAGAGGAAGCTGCAAAAGAATACCATGGATTTCAGGATCTTCATTGAAGCTCGTTAAAGCACTGAGAATTTCATCTTCTGAGCAAGATTCTGGTAATTCTTTAACTTCTGATCTGATTCCAGCTTCTTCACAGGCTAAAATCTTATTTCTGACATAAATTTGGCAATCCCTTCTGTCACCCACTAGAATTACAGCTAGACCTGGAGTTTTTCCAATTGACGACTTCATGCAGTTCACTTCATTAGCTATCTCCCGTCGAATCTCTTCAGCAATTGCCTTCCCATCAATCAAAGTAGCGGTGAAATGGTTAGCTGTAGCCAAAAACAAATGATTAAAGATCTTCACAAAACATGTTAgatgttcaaaaataaaatatagaacTATCCCAACAAGTTAATATGAATTGTAATACCCCAATTCAAATTCAAACCCAACAACACTACCCAAAAAGTTAATGTGAATTGTGATATCTCATTGTTTCTAAAAGCTTCTAAAGCAGGTTTTTGGGTTTGAGGGTATGCCACGAGCAAATGTGTTACAAGAGTTGGATCATTAAAAACAATCCAAATGTGGGATTATTCACAGTAGATGAGCAAAATGTGGGATTATCCAGGAtaatttttcccttttttcttttgtttacaAGGTACTGATCAAGGTCCTATTCAGTGTAACATGAATCACtagctaatttgctttttgaattcaTAATTCGctcaaattgtccaagaatagcccaaaaccgaccataattcgcttttttcgatttGCGATTCGTGAGGAGATTCGAATCATGTGACCCTGGTCCTATTGAATTTGAATTGTAAAGAGCTATTGGACAGATTGCTTGAGTGATGTGATCAGGCATGCATCTGCTAGGTCAGAAAATCAGGTCGCAGGTGTGAAGTCAAATGGGCAGTGACTTTTGCAGGATCATTCAGCAATCAAAAAAGCATGCAACTATACAACAAGATAGAAACATAATTGTATTGCTAgttcttttaatttgttgttcaTAAATAAACGGTTGTCAGAAGGTAGTTACAGGGTACTTAAGCCACATGGGCTTGTTTGTTATTGTTAGCACGCGAGTTGTTATGTGCAAGCATCAAACATGTGCATGTTTAGGCTTCTAGATACATTAGGGGGCAGCATGTTGCTCTCCTATATATAGAGGTACTAGCATCATTTGTAAAGTTAGTTTTTGATGATTGATAAAATACATTCTAAGAGATCAGAATTCAAGAGAGAGGTGTTCTCTTTCAACGGAAATTGTCGGTTGGCTTTCCTAATTTATGATTCCATGGTTTGTTTGTTCCGAGTTGTACCGTGCAATTCAATTCTTCCTGCTGCATCTGAAGCCACCAGATGTTTAGGAATCTTAACCGTTACACAATACAACGTGGTATCAAAGCCTAGAAGATACAGGGGAAGGTTGTGCTGGCCAACCCACAGAAATCCAATTAGAGAATTACAACtcaataaaacaaaacagaatgATCTTCTGGTTGGTCAACCAGGTGATCTGTATTGCTATCCATCATGTTTTTACATAGACATTATAATCTCTTTTGTGTTACATTTGAATGAATGCATTAAGGTGAGATTAAGAATCCACCGTTTTCTTGAAAATCAAAACGTTTTATCACCATCCTTGGATGGTTTGATTCTTCAAACAACCTTCTATTTGCATTTCAAGTGCTAAGTCACCAAAAACTGATTCTTGAACCTGACTTGTGTTTTAAAGATAAAATTGTCAAACTAATATTTACCTGGCGTGGATAGGAAGGAAAAACTAAATGCATTAACAACGTTGGTAAAACAACTTGCATCAAATCTCAACAATGTGGGGTAAAGTCCCAATGGCCTATTAGGACCTGGGTACAAGAAGGACATGAACCTAAACACTGATGTCCTGAGTTTGAGGGCACCTCTTAACAGCCCAGAAGATAATATAGAGTTGGAGAATAGCTTGGAAAGGTATTTTGATTTCAAGCAAACACCTGAGGAAAAAAAGTATAAATAGGCTAAGGTACGAGGAAGTATGTTGCCTCTACCTATTAGCAGCAACTCATGTCAGTTGGGGTAACTTAAGACAAGGAACCACGTCAGTTTCAGAGCATATTCAAGAAAGGTACGGACTAGTAGTGTAGTGTGATGTTAATGAACCCGAGGACATGAAGATTGAGAGATTTTTAGGGGGATTAAGGGAAGAGATCAAGGAGAAACTAGAACCAATACAAAACCTGACCATTAGGGAGCATGTAGTAGTGCTTTGGTGTATAGAAGTTATGCTAGAAGCAAGAGAAACTCATCTTACAGACCCTCTAAGCCTGTGCCAAATACAGACGATCCTGTGTCTAACACTAAGACTTCCAAGTATACAGCTCCTAAAACCCTAGCTAAGGAGAGAACTAGTGTCCTAAAGAAGGATGTTATCTATTTCAAATGCCATGGCCATGGACACTACAAGAACGAATGTCCAAATGCCAGAGCTATCACTCAAAGAGAGTGGTACGGAAGAAGTTATACTTGGCCTTACCCCTGGGACCAGATGGATCATATGTGGTCAACAGTTCAGGAACCATGGAGAGGGCAGGCACTGATGCTTCTGATGATAGTAGTACAGAGAGCAATTATACTCTGAAGAAGAAGTGCACAGCTTACTGGTTAGCGGAAGTTTTCATGCTACCCCTAGAGTAGAAAAGACTGACAAAAGAGAAAACATCTTCCAAATCAAGTGCAGAGGTCTCTGTGATCTGATTAGATGAGGGAAGTGAGCCCAAGTGTGTGAGTAAGGAGTTGGTAAAGAGACTAGGGCTAGATACCAAACCACACCCCCATCCTCATAAGCTTAGATGGTTGGATGAGCAAACTGAGAATTTGTAAAGAAGCAATTGAACTTTTAAGATTGGGACTTATGAGGACCAGGTTTTGTGTAATGTGCTGAGCATTGATGCTTGCCATGTTTTACTAGAGAGATTATGGCAACATGATATAAGGACCAAACATGATGGGTACTAAAATCTACACCTTGAAGCTGTTGTGTGTTTATTTTAAAGCCGCAAGGGTATAGTGTTGTAGCACGATTACGTGCCAATTCTCAAGAAAGCAAGATCAAAGTTTAGTTTTGTTCAAATAACTAAGTCAAGAAACAAGATATTTTTAGGTTGTTCTAATTCTAGATGCAAAAgaaaatttcaataaaatatcaATAAGATTAAAGTCTAGAGCAATAGGATTCCCCACTAATAGCATATAATTGTTTCAACAAGAATTGCAACTTACTTTATTAAATTGGTTCGCTAAGGAAACAATTATTTCTTTTTGGGatgataatcaaattaaatGGAATTAAATAGGTTCTTTCAATCTCAACTTACGTCTTTCGATTGATTACATGGCAAGACTAACTAATCACTGAATCTCCACTTTCGTATTTTAAATAGGAGAAGACATTGACTTGCATTATCATTCAAGACTAATAATACTTTCATCCCTGAACTTTCGTAAGTTTggattggagaaattaaaagaatttaacTTGAAAGATcaacttttataatttaatcAAACCAATTCAATATTATAACATCCAATTCTCATCTAATCATATACATATTAGGGTTCATATCCAATGTCCTAGCATTCAAGACTACTCAATAAATGAATTGAGATTGTAAataaacaaaacatatcaataacataaacataatcaaattgAGAAAAGGGAAAGAAATTACCAAGAACCGTGTAGAATAGTAATATGCAAGAAAtccaaatattaatatattgatgataattaaaaataataaattgataataataccCAGAAATTCTTAAACATAAACAAAGACAATCTTCTTGAAAAACCTAGAAAtataaaacttacaaaatgtAAAAGGAATTTAAAggaattgaaatttaaataatagAAAGCTTGAAATCTAATGAATTGGATATCCTTTTGATTTACAAAACTCATGAATTTATAATCCCCCTTGAAGAATTCCAGAGGTTTTTCTTCTTAAAATCCCTCATTAACCTTCTCCTAATCCTCCAATTGATTTCTAAAACTGTTCAATTAAATCTTCGCTACAGCAAATGTCGATCGAGACTGAGGCATCTCGACTGTGATTAGATTAGTCTCGACCGAAACTATAGAAATCTCGATCGAGATTAGAAATAAACTTCACAACAATTTTCCCTTTTGCAGCAGTCTCAACAAGGCTAACACAATCTTGACCGAGATTAAAGAGCAAAATTTCTAGTGAGTAAAACGACTAATCACGCCCGAGATGGAAGATAGTCTCAGCCAACATTAGTGATAACTTGGTTCAAAGGCTACAATAATCCTTTGATTACTTTTCAATTTCCATGATTGAACCCATGAGCCTCCATATGTTGTCCcactaatttaaatttattctaTTGATGTTCGATGGACTTCATCAAGGACAAGAGTGACCAATATTTGCTTGAATGTATCCAAAAATACCCATTAAGGCACCAATAAGTACACAATAGCATATGCACCTATCAAAGCTAATTTCCATCACTTTTGTCCTCAAAACTCACTAGTTATGCTCCAAATAAACCTCTAAGAACAACAATAGGTGTtaaattctacatttatcacTCCCCCATGCCTAGTCTTTTGCTCATCCTCGAGTAAAACATTTATAACGATATGTAAAAACAAACATCGTGCCCTTTATACCTCCCATCCAAATACCAAGAACTAAACGTCTAAAGATAGATTGAGGCAGGTTATAATACAAACACAGTGAATATCAAACAAATTTCTCCCCCATGCCTGCCTCAAGGCTTACTTGGGCCTAACCACTCTACCTCACAATCACCATTGGGAATGTCCCAATCATGCTACCTCTATCAAAGTAATAACCAGAAATAATGTTATTTGGTTAAATACTTACCTCTGGAACACCAGCTCTCCTTATACCTCCAATAATTAGAGGATTTTTATCCCTGTTCCCGTTCCCGTTCCTAACTTCAAACACCAAATGAGTGGCCTACACAAATAAGCCTCCAAAATTTCCTTCTAAACACGCCACGCCAAAATAATGAAAGTTTAACCTAAGCCTCTCTTATTGCCTAAACCGCCCTTACGGGTTTTCAAAGTAGCCAAAAAttactttttcttctttttttgtaTTGAAATTTTCTTTTGCATATAGAATTAGACAAACCTAAAAACATCTTGTTTCTTTAGCTTAGTTGATTTTGAACGCATGGGTGGTCTCATTCATccactgattttcaattcgaccCCGAAATAGAGGCTATTACGCGTAAACTCAACACACAAAGAAACCAAAGAAGAGAAGCTGAAACTTTTGGGGCAACATTTCTTAATCTGATGCCCCCAGACATTCTATCCTTTGAAACTACCCCATCAAACTCACTAAAGATGGCTAATCAACAAGTTTTTGGCAGATGGGTAGACCTTCTCCCGCTCATACAACTGCATCATGTATTATGAAGCCTAATATAGTTGTCGATAATTTTGAGCTTTGTAATCATTTGATCTAGCTGATTGAGTAAAACCAATTTAGTGGGCAACCTTCTGAAAGTCCATATGATCACCTGTCTGATTTCCTTGAAAAATGTGACACtatcaatattaactatgtcgCTGAAGATGCCATCAGATTGAGACTAATTCCTTTCAGTTTGAAAGACAAAGCCATAACTTGACTCATGTCCAAACTAACAAACAAATATGCAACATGGCAAGAGTTGGCAACCGGGTTTCTCAGAAAGTTCTTCCCTCCCAGGAAGACTTCTCAATTGTCTCAAAAGGCTATACATGTGGGCTCATTGTCTCAAATTGCTATGACATTACAATTGGTTGATAGGAGTGTTAGACGTCTTAAAGGTATTCTTATGGATGTCCCTAAGATTGTGGGTACTATTGTTTTTCCTTGTGACTTCGTTATGACGGATATCCTAGAAGATGCCCATAATCCCATTATTCTTGATAGACCTTATCTTGCTATAGCAGGTGTTATCATTGATGTGAATAAGAAAGCTGTAATTGGAGGTTGTAGATGATAAGGTGGAGTTTGAATTTCCTAAGGCTCTTAGCTATCCCAACTCAATGGATAATTGCTTCATGATTAGGACTATCGAAGAGGAAATTCCTAAGTCTACATGGGAACTGGGCAATGATGAGATAGAGAAGCTTTTGGAAGGGACTTAAAGATTGTTGTGAAGATGAATTAGATTTTGATGATTTCTTGGAAAGTCTGTTTAGTGCTGAGGAGACTACGCCTTCTAAGGCAAAACTTATAACCCTTGCCTTCTAATTTGAAATATTGTTTTTTGGGTGAAAACTCTACCTTCATTATTATTGTCAATAGTACACTTAATGATGGTCAAATAACTCAGCTTGAGGTAGAGAGTTTAGTTCTTAAATATCGAAAGGCGATAGGGTATACTGTTGATGACATTTAGGGTATTAGCCGTTCCATTGGCACTCACCGAATTCATTTAGAGGAAGAGGCAAGTTCGTCTGTTGAACTTCAAAGGCGAATCAACCCTAATATGAAAGAGGTAGTAAAAAAGGAAGTGTTGAAACTTCTAGTTCTTGGGATCATTTATCCTTAATCATGTCCAAGTTGTACCCAAAAAGGGGGTATGACAGTTGTGCAAAATGAAAAAGGGAAAATGAAATCTATTATGAGTATTACTATTTGGCGTATGTGCATAGATTATAGGAAACTGAATAAGAGGACCCGTAAAGACcactttcccttgccctttatTCATCAAATGTTGGAGCATTTAGCACACCactcttttttctattattctGGTTTTATTCCAAATTCCCATCCATCCAAATTCCAAAGAAAAGACAACATTCACATGCCCTTATGGCACCTTTGCATATCAACGATGTCGTTTGGTTTATGTAATGCTACAACTACTATCCAAAAGATGCATCATggcaatatttttttattttgttgagtCATGCATGGAAGTATTTATGGATGACTTCTTGGTCTATGGAGGCTCTTTCGAGAGTTGTTGCGTAGATGTGAAGAAATTGGTCTTGCTTTGAACTGGGAAAAATGTAATTTCATGGTACACTTTGGTGTTGTTTGTTAGGCCATATAGTGTCCTATAGAGGCAGCAAAGTTGATAGAGACAAAGTTGAGGTAATTGAGAAACTTCCACCACCTACTAATGTGAAGGGGGTGAGGAATTCTCTTGGGCATGCAAACTACGATGCTAGCAAAACATTGGACTCTGCACAGGTCAACTATGCCACCACCGAGAAACAATTGCTAATTGTGGTATTTATAATGGAGAAGTTTTGATCCTATCTCATTGGGTCGAAAGTTATTGTGCACTCTGATAACTCTGCCCAAAAGCATATGTTGGGCAAGAAAGATGCAAAGCCCGAGTTGATAAGGTGGATTTAGCTCCAACAAGCATTCGACCTTGAAATTGTGAAGACAAAAAGCGGCTGAACATGTCGTCGTTGTTCATCTCTCTAGACCAACACTTGAATCCTCTAAAGAAAGTCTTCTCATTGATAACTCATTTCCCGATCATCATGTTTTCTCTATTCTCATCCTCTCAAATGACTCTTAGTATGTCGAAATTGTCAATTATCTTGCAAGTAGGGCCATCCTTCATAACCTCAATCCATATGAGAAGAATAAATTCTTTCATGATATTAAAAGGTAGTTTTGGGATGATGCTCTTTTGTTTCATGAATGTCAGACAATATGATAAGGTGTATACCGGATGAGAAGGTTGAGTCGGTTCTTGCTTATTGCCATTACTTGCCATGCGGTGGTCACGCTGTTTCatccaaaaccgcagcaaaggTTCTTGAATGTGACTTCTTTTGGCCCTCTCTATGCAGTGATACTTGGGCGTCATGGAATCAAATAACGGTCGTTCTAACACGACTCGGCCAAGTTGGAACGGTTTTCAAAGACACCATTCCGCAATAACGCGATTTTAACGGGCTGCAAAAAAACGCCGAGTTAACTCGGGTTTCGTTCGATTCGAGTTGGAACAGGATTTCGCGGAAAAAGCAGGCGATATTCGTTTTTCTTCACGAAATACAGGTGAGTCTGCTA
This Amaranthus tricolor cultivar Red isolate AtriRed21 chromosome 13, ASM2621246v1, whole genome shotgun sequence DNA region includes the following protein-coding sequences:
- the LOC130798983 gene encoding bifunctional protein FolD 1, mitochondrial-like isoform X1, translated to MLAAVLRGGEASLHTSLRSWRAISSLANNGSYQILQSPPLLSLDMLDDWTHSVDQDHQEKVSIPDQSNHFTATLIDGKAIAEEIRREIANEVNCMKSSIGKTPGLAVILVGDRRDCQIYVRNKILACEEAGIRSEVKELPESCSEDEILSALTSFNEDPEIHGILLQLPLPEHFHEGRILSMLPLEKDVDGFHPLNMGNLALRGREPLFIPCTPKGCIELLLRSGVEIMGKRAVVIGRSNIVGLPTSLLLQRYHATVTVLNALTKNPETIAREADIVIAAVGMPNLVRGSWLKPGAVVIDVGTYPIEDPSSHQGYRLLGDVCYGEAVKVASAITPVPGGVGPMTVAMLLLNTLESAKRMYCIS
- the LOC130798983 gene encoding bifunctional protein FolD 1, mitochondrial-like isoform X2, with translation MEVIRYYNHHLFSPLICLMTGLTQLTKIIRKRFLFQINAIAEEIRREIANEVNCMKSSIGKTPGLAVILVGDRRDCQIYVRNKILACEEAGIRSEVKELPESCSEDEILSALTSFNEDPEIHGILLQLPLPEHFHEGRILSMLPLEKDVDGFHPLNMGNLALRGREPLFIPCTPKGCIELLLRSGVEIMGKRAVVIGRSNIVGLPTSLLLQRYHATVTVLNALTKNPETIAREADIVIAAVGMPNLVRGSWLKPGAVVIDVGTYPIEDPSSHQGYRLLGDVCYGEAVKVASAITPVPGGVGPMTVAMLLLNTLESAKRMYCIS